The following coding sequences are from one Rhodothermus sp. window:
- the tatA gene encoding twin-arginine translocase TatA/TatE family subunit translates to MFGNIGAPELLLIFLVVLLVFGAKRIPEIARGLGRGIREFKEATREISREISVEVDETPQIRAPQQGTPTARTTATPTQQPAAGSSQTSESTQS, encoded by the coding sequence ATGTTTGGGAACATTGGAGCGCCCGAGCTACTGCTGATTTTTCTGGTCGTGTTGCTGGTCTTTGGCGCCAAGCGCATTCCCGAGATCGCCCGGGGATTGGGCCGTGGGATCCGGGAGTTCAAAGAGGCTACGCGAGAGATTTCTCGAGAAATTTCGGTGGAAGTAGACGAAACACCACAGATTCGGGCACCACAGCAGGGAACGCCGACGGCACGGACGACGGCGACGCCAACACAGCAACCGGCGGCCGGTTCGTCGCAGACGTCGGAATCCACCCAGAGCTGA